One genomic window of Glycine max cultivar Williams 82 chromosome 16, Glycine_max_v4.0, whole genome shotgun sequence includes the following:
- the LOC100776976 gene encoding pheophytinase, chloroplastic: MASSICALSPSVQSQLTKTTLVAPIPLYQRSKCEMSRRSFAFKGIVASGVSVAASTLTAEAEPSSKGFERLPYKPEGYNYWTWRGHKIHYVVQGEGSPIVLIHGFGASAFHWRYNIPELAKKHKVYALDLLGFGWSDKALIDYDAMVWRDQVVDFVKEIVKEPTVLVGNSLGGFTALVAATGLPDLVNGVALLNSAGQFGDGKRESETSEETALQKFLLKPLKEVFQRVVLGFLFWQAKQPARVLSVLKSVYINSSNVDDYLVESITRPAQDPNAGEVYYRLMTRFMMNQSKYTLDAVLSELSCPLLLLWGDLDPWVGPAKANRIKEFYPKTTLVNLQAGHCPHDETPELVNKALLDWLTTLTPEVTLQTV, encoded by the exons ATGGCTTCTTCCATCTGTGCTCTCTCGCCTTCCGTCCAATCACAGCTCACTAAAACCACCCTCGTTGCTCCAATCCCTCTCTATCAAC GAAGCAAGTGCGAAATGAGCAGGAGGAGTTTTGCGTTTAAGGGAATTGTGGCCTCTGGCGTTTCGGTCGCGGCTTCTACTCTCACAGCCGAAGCAGAACCATCTTCCAAAG GTTTTGAAAGATTGCCGTACAAGCCGGAAGGGTACAATTATTGGACATGGAGGGGtcataaaatacattatgtAGTGCAAGGAGAAGGCTCTCCCATTGTTCTTATTCATGGTTTTGGGGCCTCTGCATTCCACTGgag GTACAACATTCCAGAATTGGCTAAGAAACACAAGGTATATGCCTTAGACTTGCTCGGttttgggtggagtgacaaagcACTTATAGATTATGATGCTATGGTGTGGAGAGATCAAGTTGTTGACTTTGTGAAGGAAATAGTAAAAGAACCAACCGTTTTAGTTGGAAACAG CCTTGGAGGATTTACTGCTTTGGTTGCAGCAACTGGGTTGCCTGATCTTGTCAATGGTGTTGCTCTTCTAAATTCTGCCGGACAATTTGGCGATGGGAAAAGGGAAAGTGAAACTTCTGAAGAAACAGCTCTACAAAAGTTTCTCCTAAAGCCATTGAAGGAAGTTTTCCAGCGTGTAGTTCTTGGATTTTTATTCTGGCAGGCAAAGCAACCAGCTCGGGTTCTGTCAGTCCTAAAAAGT GTGTATATAAATTCTTCCAATGTGGATGACTATCTTGTGGAATCTATAACAAGGCCAGCTCAAGATCCAAATGCCGGAGAAGTCTACTACAG GTTAATGACgcgcttcatgatgaatcagaGCAAGTACACTCTAGATGCTGTCTTAAGTGAACTCTCATGCCCGTTGTTGCTGCTTTGGGGTGACCTTGACCCATGGGTTGGTCCAGCCAAAGCGAATCGAATCAAAGAGTTCTATCCAAAAACTACTCTTGTGAACTTGCAGGCTGGGCATTGTCCACATGATGAGACACCAGAGCTTGTGAACAAGGCTTTATTGGATTGGTTGACCACCCTCACTCCTGAAGTGACTCTCCAAACAGTTTGA